The following proteins are encoded in a genomic region of Tenacibaculum sp. 190524A05c:
- a CDS encoding choice-of-anchor I family protein, which translates to MKNLFKTLSIAIVVSLSSCNDDNNGSAPINTEVNFQYVHTINVGGEGAAEISAYDSKTKKLFVVNSEAKEISVYDLKDVDAPSKVGSIPVMSGAPNSISTYDGKVAVALEDAVKQNNGKIAVYNAENNALLNSYTVGALPDMVTFSKDGKLLICANEGEPNSLYTNDPEGSVSIITLESGNVTTLNFSAFNSQEASLESNGFRVFGPNADLAKDVEPEYIAVSDDSKTAWVSLQENNGIAKVNLVTKTIEAIYPLGFKNYNEAGNAIDPSNKDDKKELRNIPVYGIYQPDAITYVNINGTGYIISANEGDAREYIDDKGTDDESDDEDVFVNEERIKKIDLDPTAFPNAAELQKEENLGRLKIALDLGDTDNDGDYDKLYAYGGRSFTIWSENGALIYDSGNTISEKTLELTPATFNDDDGRSDDKGAEPEAVEVLNINNERYILFVGLERTDQVLVYDITNPSAPMFLSILSHNGDEAPEGLLVIPAKDSPNGKDLVLVSNEDSGTVSIYQNVQ; encoded by the coding sequence ATGAAAAATTTATTTAAAACTTTATCAATAGCAATTGTTGTGTCTTTGAGTAGTTGTAACGATGACAACAATGGCTCAGCTCCAATTAATACAGAAGTTAACTTTCAATATGTACATACTATTAATGTAGGTGGTGAAGGTGCAGCAGAAATTTCTGCTTACGATTCAAAAACAAAAAAACTATTTGTTGTTAATTCTGAAGCGAAAGAAATTTCTGTTTACGATTTAAAAGATGTGGATGCTCCTTCAAAAGTAGGGTCAATTCCAGTAATGTCTGGTGCTCCAAACAGTATTAGCACTTATGATGGAAAAGTTGCCGTTGCCTTAGAAGATGCTGTAAAACAAAACAATGGAAAAATTGCTGTTTACAATGCAGAAAATAATGCATTATTAAACTCTTATACTGTTGGTGCATTACCAGATATGGTAACATTCTCAAAGGACGGTAAATTACTAATCTGTGCAAACGAAGGAGAACCAAACAGCTTGTATACTAATGATCCTGAAGGGAGTGTAAGTATTATTACCCTGGAATCAGGAAATGTAACTACATTAAACTTTTCTGCTTTTAATAGCCAAGAAGCTTCTTTAGAAAGTAACGGATTTAGAGTATTCGGACCAAATGCTGACTTAGCTAAAGATGTTGAACCAGAATATATTGCTGTATCTGATGATTCAAAAACAGCTTGGGTTTCTCTTCAAGAGAACAATGGAATTGCAAAAGTGAACTTAGTAACTAAAACTATCGAAGCCATTTATCCTTTAGGTTTTAAAAACTATAATGAAGCCGGAAATGCAATTGATCCTAGTAATAAAGATGATAAAAAGGAATTAAGAAATATTCCAGTTTACGGTATCTATCAACCAGATGCAATTACTTATGTCAATATTAACGGAACTGGTTACATTATCTCAGCGAATGAAGGAGATGCCAGAGAATATATTGATGATAAAGGAACAGATGATGAAAGTGACGATGAAGATGTCTTTGTAAATGAAGAACGAATCAAGAAAATTGATTTAGATCCTACTGCATTTCCTAACGCAGCAGAATTACAAAAAGAAGAAAATTTAGGAAGATTAAAGATTGCCTTAGATTTAGGTGATACTGATAATGATGGAGACTACGACAAATTATATGCTTACGGAGGCAGATCTTTTACGATTTGGTCTGAAAATGGAGCATTAATTTATGATAGTGGAAACACTATTTCTGAAAAAACACTAGAATTAACTCCTGCTACTTTTAACGATGATGATGGAAGAAGTGATGATAAAGGAGCAGAACCTGAAGCTGTTGAAGTGCTAAATATAAATAACGAACGTTATATTTTATTTGTTGGATTAGAACGTACTGATCAGGTACTAGTTTACGACATTACAAATCCATCAGCTCCAATGTTCTTATCTATATTATCTCATAATGGTGATGAAGCTCCTGAAGGATTATTAGTAATTCCTGCTAAAGACAGTCCGAATGGAAAGGATTTAGTATTAGTTTCTAATGAAGATAGTGGTACCGTAAGTATCTATCAAAACGTTCAGTAA
- a CDS encoding type IV pili methyl-accepting chemotaxis transducer N-terminal domain-containing protein: MRKDLTKIALACTFFLATQLTTYAQNKKYGSLSFNKAVNISGKQRMLTQRMGKIYLYLLDNPNDFKAQKNLKITKIIFEKQISILDKNASLLITKNKLAEVKDTWEKYKKFIESTPNKKDAEKIINTNSTILKYANNVVNAIILESKGGSSDDSYVAEEDSELKQIINKAGRQRMLSQRLALYYFANKPDLKNKKTESVLRNVYSELDNALNDLLVSSFNNDRIDEALGDVTVLWESVKENNDKLFKQGYQDQEIYKLSNTLTKLFNKITNLYEKVKVE; the protein is encoded by the coding sequence ATGAGAAAAGATCTAACTAAAATAGCTCTTGCATGTACTTTTTTTCTTGCTACTCAACTAACAACGTATGCACAGAATAAAAAATACGGATCGCTATCATTTAATAAGGCTGTAAATATTTCAGGAAAACAACGTATGCTTACGCAGCGAATGGGAAAGATTTACTTGTATTTACTAGACAACCCGAATGATTTTAAAGCGCAGAAAAACTTAAAAATTACTAAGATTATATTCGAAAAGCAGATTTCAATTCTAGATAAGAATGCGAGTTTATTAATTACTAAGAATAAGCTTGCAGAAGTAAAAGATACTTGGGAGAAGTACAAAAAGTTTATAGAATCTACACCAAATAAGAAGGATGCCGAAAAAATTATAAACACAAATTCAACAATACTTAAGTATGCGAACAATGTTGTTAACGCCATAATTCTTGAATCTAAAGGTGGTAGTTCGGATGATTCTTATGTTGCTGAAGAAGATTCAGAATTGAAACAAATTATTAATAAAGCTGGTAGACAACGAATGTTATCTCAGCGTTTAGCATTGTACTATTTTGCCAATAAACCTGACTTAAAAAACAAGAAAACTGAAAGTGTTTTACGTAATGTATATTCAGAACTTGATAATGCATTAAATGATTTGCTAGTATCTAGTTTTAATAATGATAGAATTGATGAAGCTCTTGGAGATGTAACCGTTTTATGGGAATCTGTTAAGGAGAATAATGATAAATTATTTAAGCAAGGATATCAAGATCAAGAAATATATAAGTTAAGTAATACGTTAACGAAGTTGTTTAATAAAATTACCAATTTATACGAAAAAGTAAAGGTGGAATAA
- a CDS encoding energy transducer TonB: protein MNLKNCIRLFVVALCLNVTAQKEVCTSSENEVTDLHTIGKCAIEKFKKSNEKEFVQISTRRRVVRKRMSSNILKLKKNLKSSSSQKLSINQVDNIPMFNDCVSVGVENEMNCFNEKIKKHINGNLKYPEEAFKNGIEDKVLTSFTIGKSGEIKDIKIVSAKKYPLFENEAKRLITNLPKLNPAKHNGVTTEVRHKVYINFKAPNKNAKDFYQANDSGLIQDYVRFDQLIDAPVFIGCSDFAESVKQECIKETFVNNVLENLIYPFDAASEGVEGRVWVRFIVDTEGYVKNITASGPENGKLLEDEAKRLITLLPKFLPGKKDNEYVNVEYFLPIDFQLDE from the coding sequence ATGAATCTAAAGAATTGTATAAGATTATTTGTGGTTGCATTGTGTTTAAATGTAACTGCACAAAAAGAGGTATGTACATCATCAGAAAATGAAGTAACTGATTTACATACCATTGGAAAATGCGCGATTGAAAAATTTAAGAAATCAAATGAGAAAGAATTCGTGCAAATCTCTACTCGTAGAAGAGTAGTTAGAAAAAGAATGTCATCTAATATTCTTAAATTAAAAAAGAATCTAAAATCTTCATCAAGCCAAAAACTCAGCATTAATCAAGTTGATAATATTCCTATGTTTAATGATTGTGTTTCAGTAGGAGTTGAAAATGAAATGAATTGTTTCAACGAAAAGATTAAAAAGCACATTAATGGGAATTTGAAATATCCGGAAGAAGCTTTTAAAAATGGTATAGAGGACAAAGTATTGACTTCTTTTACTATTGGAAAAAGTGGAGAAATTAAAGACATTAAAATTGTTAGTGCTAAGAAATACCCATTGTTTGAAAATGAGGCAAAACGTTTAATCACCAACTTGCCGAAATTAAATCCAGCTAAACATAATGGAGTTACAACTGAAGTTAGACATAAGGTGTATATAAACTTTAAAGCTCCGAATAAAAACGCTAAGGATTTTTACCAAGCTAATGATTCTGGGTTAATCCAAGATTATGTTCGATTCGATCAATTAATCGATGCACCTGTTTTTATTGGATGTTCTGATTTTGCAGAATCAGTAAAACAAGAATGTATTAAAGAGACTTTTGTAAACAATGTTCTTGAAAATCTAATTTACCCTTTTGATGCAGCTTCTGAAGGTGTAGAAGGTAGAGTTTGGGTTCGGTTTATTGTGGATACAGAGGGCTATGTTAAGAATATTACAGCATCTGGCCCAGAGAATGGAAAGTTATTAGAGGATGAAGCGAAAAGATTAATTACACTTCTTCCTAAATTCTTACCAGGTAAAAAAGATAATGAATACGTAAATGTAGAGTACTTTTTACCTATTGATTTTCAGTTGGATGAATAA
- the era gene encoding GTPase Era — MTHKAGFVNIIGNPNVGKSTLMNALVGEKLSIITSKAQTTRHRILGIVNGEDYQIVFSDTPGIIKPAYELQDSMMDFVKSAFDDADVLIYMVEIGEKELKNEAFFNKIINSKIPVILLLNKIDLSSQDQVQEKIEYWKKKVPNSFVYVISALEKFNVETVFYKIIELLPDSPPFYPKDQLTDKPERFFVNETIREKILQHYKKEIPYSVEVETESFIEEDNIIKIRSVIMVERETQKGIIIGHRGTAIKRVGTEARKSLQHFFDKKIYLDLYVKVNKNWRSNDKQLRRFGYKE; from the coding sequence ATGACACATAAAGCAGGATTTGTAAACATAATCGGGAACCCGAATGTTGGAAAATCAACCTTAATGAATGCTTTAGTTGGTGAAAAATTATCAATTATTACCTCTAAAGCTCAAACAACCAGACATCGAATTCTGGGTATTGTAAATGGAGAAGATTATCAAATTGTATTTTCTGATACACCAGGTATTATAAAACCAGCATATGAACTACAAGATTCTATGATGGATTTTGTAAAATCTGCCTTTGATGATGCTGACGTTTTAATTTATATGGTTGAAATTGGTGAAAAAGAATTGAAGAATGAAGCGTTTTTCAATAAAATCATCAATAGTAAAATTCCTGTAATCCTGTTATTGAATAAAATTGATTTATCAAGTCAAGATCAAGTTCAAGAAAAAATAGAATATTGGAAAAAGAAAGTTCCTAACTCTTTTGTGTACGTAATTTCTGCTTTGGAAAAATTTAATGTAGAAACTGTATTCTATAAAATTATTGAACTACTACCAGACTCTCCTCCTTTTTATCCTAAGGATCAGTTAACAGATAAACCTGAACGTTTCTTCGTTAATGAAACTATTAGAGAGAAAATATTACAACATTACAAAAAGGAAATTCCTTATTCTGTTGAAGTTGAAACCGAAAGTTTTATTGAAGAAGACAATATTATAAAAATTCGTTCTGTAATCATGGTTGAACGTGAAACACAGAAAGGTATTATTATTGGTCATAGAGGAACTGCGATTAAAAGAGTAGGTACAGAAGCAAGGAAAAGTCTTCAACATTTCTTCGACAAAAAAATATATTTAGACTTATATGTTAAGGTAAATAAAAATTGGAGATCTAACGATAAACAACTACGAAGATTCGGTTATAAAGAATAA
- the der gene encoding ribosome biogenesis GTPase Der produces the protein MNSIVAIVGRPNVGKSTLFNRLIKRREAIVDSVSGVTRDRHYGKSEWNGKEFSVIDTGGYVVGSDDIFEEEIRKQVQLALDEADIILFVVDVEQGITPMDDAVAKLLRQVEKPLFMAVNKVDNAMRAADAVEFYNLGLGDYHTISSVNGSGTGDLLDAIAEAIPEPVEEEVENELPRFAVVGRPNAGKSSFINALIGEDRNIVTNIAGTTRDSIDTKYNRFGFEFNLVDTAGIRKKSKVKEDLEFYSVMRAVRAIEHSDVAIVMVDATRGFEGQDEKIFWLAEKNRKGIIILVNKWDLVEKETNTMRDFERKIRETVAPFTDIPIVFISALTKQRIFKAIETAVEVFENRKRKIQTSKLNETMLEIMQHTPPPAIKGKFIKIKYCMQLPTHTPQFAFFANLPQYIRDPYKRFVENKLREHYNFNGVPISIYFRQK, from the coding sequence ATGAATAGTATTGTTGCAATCGTAGGAAGACCTAATGTAGGTAAATCTACCCTTTTCAATAGATTAATTAAAAGAAGAGAAGCTATTGTTGACTCTGTAAGTGGAGTTACTAGAGATCGTCATTACGGTAAATCGGAATGGAACGGAAAGGAATTCTCTGTTATTGACACAGGTGGATATGTAGTTGGATCAGATGATATCTTCGAAGAGGAGATTAGAAAACAAGTGCAACTTGCTTTAGATGAGGCAGATATTATTCTTTTTGTTGTTGATGTAGAACAAGGTATCACACCAATGGATGATGCTGTAGCTAAGTTACTTCGCCAGGTTGAAAAACCTTTATTTATGGCTGTAAACAAAGTTGACAATGCCATGCGTGCTGCAGATGCTGTTGAATTTTACAACCTAGGATTAGGTGATTATCATACAATATCCTCTGTTAACGGAAGTGGAACTGGTGATTTATTAGATGCTATTGCAGAAGCAATTCCTGAACCTGTTGAGGAAGAAGTTGAAAATGAATTACCTCGTTTCGCAGTAGTGGGTCGTCCTAACGCAGGAAAATCGTCTTTTATCAATGCATTAATTGGAGAAGATAGAAACATCGTTACCAATATTGCTGGTACTACAAGAGATTCTATTGATACGAAATACAATCGATTTGGATTTGAATTCAATTTAGTAGATACTGCTGGAATTCGTAAAAAATCTAAAGTAAAAGAAGATTTAGAATTTTACTCTGTAATGAGAGCTGTTCGTGCAATTGAGCATTCTGATGTTGCAATTGTTATGGTTGACGCTACTCGAGGATTCGAAGGACAAGATGAAAAAATATTCTGGTTAGCTGAGAAAAACAGAAAAGGAATTATAATTCTTGTTAATAAATGGGATTTAGTTGAAAAGGAAACAAATACAATGCGTGATTTCGAAAGGAAAATACGTGAAACTGTTGCTCCTTTTACTGATATTCCAATTGTATTTATTTCTGCTTTAACAAAGCAAAGAATATTTAAAGCAATTGAAACTGCTGTTGAAGTTTTTGAAAATAGAAAGCGTAAAATTCAAACTAGTAAATTGAATGAAACTATGCTGGAAATTATGCAACATACACCTCCTCCAGCAATCAAAGGAAAATTCATTAAAATCAAATATTGTATGCAGTTACCAACGCATACACCTCAATTTGCTTTTTTTGCTAATTTGCCTCAATATATTAGAGATCCGTATAAACGATTTGTTGAAAATAAATTGAGAGAACATTATAACTTTAATGGTGTTCCAATTAGTATTTATTTTAGACAAAAGTAA
- a CDS encoding glycosyl hydrolase family 18 protein has product MNPPNFFRRGIVFLFLMITSILVSQVNTGGSATTSNHQKQIIGYITNWDAWKSEKAGLPSQGAFTHLNIDYAKYTILNYSFFGVARDGSLHSGDYRNKQIYQDGVSQEPSDLFFTDIYSSWDMHILFGEIEPLQFINEDAKRRAEAQGFEVELNSNTWNHPTWGLSGTLPLPLHKEDGAPGLLELAHQKGVKVMASIGGWSMCKHFPEMAADPVKRARFIEDCKKLIAVGFDGIDLDWEYPGPFSGMNFTGSQEDFANFENLVDEIRAAIGPDKLITSAMAADPRKLEGFNWSKLSSSMDYFNMMTYDYNGGWSNKTGHNAPVYPYSNAEVSFFNWKATLDKLVELNVPRSKICFGAPFYGRGVVTTGNADLNASTVKRSENIQPDGPIQTASDFTNWPKEVYDGTPNYHFIKQKALTPNSGWVRKWDNEAKVPYLTKGNFFLSYDDEESIGIKAQFINDNNLGGTIIWTVYGDLEISGSVTSFGTKLKRWSNVKSPLVNKINEVFANGGTGGNNAPSVSISSPNNNTVFNLGEIINISANASDVDGTISKVEFYNGTIKLGEDNSSPYEYNWQNVSEGTYTITVIATDNENAKTTSSPISITVSDGDTINECQGIPEWLASNVYNGGDNVVYNNVNYQAKWWTQNQTPDTHTGSGQPWEKIKDCGGSGTGNQSPSVAITSPNNNSSFEVNSTITINVEASDVDGTISKVEFFSGNNKLGEVASTPYTFSINNISEGTYSLTAVAIDDDGAKTTSQAVSILVSSGNSGGCNGIPQYIVGTSYGKDQEVENGGEKFKCNIPGWCSSNAAWAYEPGVGAHWQDAWSKTGDCNGGNGTSPEVSITAPLNGTTYNENSSITINASATDDGTIALVEFFNGSVKLGEDTTSPYSYTISNAQDSSYLLTAVATDNDNNKTTSSEVLIRKNTGDTGGDIPRKILVGYWHNFNNGSTIPKLREVSTDWDVICIAFAEPKVGSTADMQFDPYEIYGGNQQEFIDDVALVKARGQKVLISIGGANARVELNNQTEKSEFINSMTNIINTYGFDGLDIDLEGSSLSLNNGDTDFRNPTTPKIINLIDATKQIITNIGSNSFVLSMAPETAYVQGAYSTYSGVFGAYLPVIHALRNEMDYIHVQHYNTGSMFGADGNIYQPATADFHVAMAEMLITGFKVAQTGLTFPGLNPNQVAIGLPSTTQAAGSGYTSEAVVQQALDYLIKGVSYSGRTYTTSSTYPDFRGIMTWSINWDLVNNSNFSSSHRFYLDNLNQSSRTTNLMDSNLKTYPNPVRDFMTIDLSNFQNNDASTLRIYDSRGNVILKSKLNQGKKLNRLDATSLKNGLYFFTISNTTNSYSGKFIKVK; this is encoded by the coding sequence ATGAACCCCCCGAATTTTTTTCGTAGAGGAATAGTGTTTTTATTCCTTATGATCACTTCTATTCTAGTATCACAAGTAAATACAGGTGGATCTGCCACTACTTCAAATCATCAAAAACAAATAATTGGTTATATAACTAATTGGGACGCCTGGAAGTCCGAGAAAGCTGGTCTTCCTTCTCAGGGAGCTTTTACTCACTTGAATATTGATTATGCTAAGTATACAATTTTAAACTATTCCTTTTTTGGAGTAGCGAGAGATGGATCTCTACACAGTGGAGATTATAGAAATAAACAAATTTATCAAGATGGCGTATCACAAGAACCAAGTGATTTATTTTTTACAGATATATATAGCAGTTGGGATATGCATATTTTGTTTGGAGAAATTGAACCACTTCAATTTATAAATGAAGATGCTAAACGTCGTGCTGAAGCACAAGGTTTTGAAGTTGAATTGAATTCAAATACTTGGAATCATCCAACTTGGGGATTGAGCGGAACACTTCCTTTACCACTTCATAAAGAAGATGGTGCGCCCGGATTATTGGAATTGGCTCATCAAAAAGGAGTAAAAGTTATGGCTTCAATTGGAGGATGGAGTATGTGTAAGCACTTTCCTGAAATGGCTGCTGATCCTGTAAAAAGAGCTCGATTTATAGAAGATTGTAAAAAACTAATCGCTGTTGGCTTTGATGGTATTGATTTGGATTGGGAATATCCTGGTCCATTTTCTGGAATGAATTTTACCGGTTCTCAAGAAGACTTTGCAAACTTTGAGAATCTAGTTGATGAAATAAGAGCAGCTATTGGTCCAGATAAATTAATAACATCAGCCATGGCAGCTGATCCAAGAAAACTGGAAGGATTTAATTGGAGTAAGCTATCAAGTTCTATGGACTATTTTAATATGATGACTTACGATTATAATGGAGGTTGGTCAAACAAGACAGGGCATAATGCTCCAGTGTATCCGTATTCAAATGCTGAAGTTTCATTTTTCAATTGGAAAGCTACTTTAGATAAATTAGTTGAATTAAATGTTCCTAGAAGTAAAATCTGTTTTGGGGCTCCATTTTATGGAAGAGGAGTTGTAACAACTGGTAATGCTGATCTTAATGCAAGTACAGTAAAAAGATCAGAAAATATTCAGCCTGATGGACCAATTCAAACGGCTTCTGATTTTACAAATTGGCCTAAAGAAGTTTATGATGGAACACCAAATTATCACTTTATCAAACAAAAAGCATTAACGCCAAATAGTGGATGGGTTAGAAAATGGGATAACGAGGCAAAGGTTCCTTATCTAACCAAAGGAAACTTCTTTTTAAGTTATGATGATGAAGAATCTATAGGAATAAAAGCGCAGTTTATTAATGATAATAATCTTGGAGGAACTATAATTTGGACTGTTTATGGAGATTTAGAAATCAGTGGATCTGTTACTTCTTTTGGGACTAAGTTAAAAAGATGGTCAAATGTGAAATCACCTTTGGTAAACAAAATCAATGAAGTTTTTGCTAACGGTGGAACTGGTGGAAATAATGCACCTTCAGTAAGTATTTCTTCTCCAAATAATAATACTGTTTTCAATCTAGGTGAGATTATAAATATAAGTGCAAATGCTTCAGATGTTGATGGAACAATTTCTAAAGTTGAGTTTTATAATGGAACTATTAAATTAGGAGAGGACAATTCATCTCCATATGAATACAACTGGCAAAACGTAAGTGAAGGGACGTACACAATTACTGTAATTGCTACGGATAATGAGAATGCAAAAACCACTTCTTCTCCTATTTCAATTACAGTAAGCGATGGAGATACTATCAACGAATGTCAAGGAATACCAGAATGGTTGGCTTCAAATGTGTATAACGGAGGAGATAATGTAGTTTACAATAATGTAAATTATCAAGCTAAGTGGTGGACTCAAAATCAAACTCCAGATACGCATACTGGTAGCGGACAACCTTGGGAAAAAATAAAAGATTGTGGAGGCTCAGGTACAGGAAATCAATCTCCATCAGTTGCTATAACTTCCCCAAATAATAATAGTTCATTTGAAGTGAATTCAACAATAACTATAAATGTAGAAGCAAGTGATGTGGATGGAACAATTTCAAAAGTGGAATTTTTTAGCGGAAATAATAAACTTGGAGAAGTTGCAAGTACTCCTTATACTTTTTCTATCAATAATATTTCAGAAGGAACATATTCTTTAACTGCAGTGGCTATTGATGATGATGGTGCTAAAACAACTTCACAAGCTGTATCAATTTTAGTTAGTTCTGGGAATAGTGGAGGATGTAATGGAATTCCACAATACATAGTTGGTACTTCCTATGGTAAAGATCAAGAGGTTGAGAATGGAGGAGAAAAATTTAAATGTAATATTCCTGGCTGGTGTTCTTCAAATGCTGCATGGGCATATGAACCTGGTGTAGGAGCGCATTGGCAAGATGCATGGTCTAAAACTGGTGATTGTAATGGAGGAAACGGAACTTCACCAGAAGTAAGTATTACAGCTCCGCTAAATGGAACAACTTACAATGAAAATAGTAGTATTACGATAAATGCAAGTGCTACAGATGATGGAACAATCGCGCTGGTTGAGTTTTTCAATGGATCAGTTAAGTTAGGAGAAGATACTACTTCACCTTATTCGTATACGATTAGTAATGCTCAGGATTCAAGTTATTTGCTAACAGCTGTTGCTACGGATAATGACAATAACAAAACCACTTCGAGTGAAGTCCTTATTAGAAAAAACACTGGTGATACTGGTGGAGATATTCCAAGGAAAATCTTGGTAGGATATTGGCATAATTTTAATAATGGATCTACAATCCCTAAGTTGAGAGAAGTGTCAACTGATTGGGATGTAATTTGTATTGCTTTTGCTGAACCAAAAGTAGGTAGTACAGCAGATATGCAATTTGATCCGTATGAAATATATGGAGGAAATCAACAGGAATTTATTGACGATGTTGCTTTAGTAAAAGCTAGAGGTCAAAAAGTATTAATTTCAATTGGAGGTGCAAATGCAAGAGTTGAATTGAATAATCAAACGGAAAAGAGTGAATTTATCAATTCTATGACCAATATTATTAATACGTATGGATTTGATGGTTTAGATATAGATTTAGAAGGAAGTTCTTTATCCTTAAATAATGGTGATACCGACTTTAGAAATCCAACTACACCAAAAATTATTAATCTTATTGATGCTACAAAGCAGATCATAACTAATATCGGTAGTAATTCGTTTGTTCTAAGTATGGCGCCAGAAACGGCTTATGTACAGGGAGCTTACAGCACTTACTCAGGAGTTTTTGGAGCTTATTTACCAGTTATTCATGCATTACGTAATGAAATGGATTACATCCATGTACAACATTATAATACAGGATCAATGTTTGGTGCTGATGGTAATATTTATCAACCGGCTACTGCAGATTTCCATGTGGCGATGGCAGAAATGTTAATAACAGGATTCAAAGTCGCACAAACAGGACTCACTTTTCCAGGATTGAATCCAAATCAAGTAGCAATAGGATTACCTTCAACTACCCAAGCAGCAGGAAGTGGTTATACTTCAGAAGCAGTTGTTCAACAGGCTTTAGATTATTTAATTAAAGGAGTTTCTTATTCTGGAAGAACCTATACAACAAGTTCAACGTATCCTGATTTTAGAGGTATAATGACGTGGTCTATCAATTGGGATTTAGTGAATAATTCTAACTTTTCATCAAGTCATAGGTTTTATCTGGATAATTTAAATCAATCTAGTAGGACAACTAACCTTATGGATTCTAATTTAAAAACCTATCCGAATCCTGTAAGAGATTTTATGACGATCGATTTGTCTAATTTTCAAAATAATGATGCTTCAACATTAAGAATTTATGATAGTAGAGGAAATGTAATTTTAAAATCAAAATTAAATCAAGGAAAGAAATTAAACCGCTTAGATGCTACTTCATTAAAAAACGGACTATACTTTTTTACGATTAGTAATACTACAAATAGCTATTCAGGGAAATTTATTAAGGTCAAATAA